The window CACAGCGAACCCTGCCCGTAGGTGGATTGAATCGGCCGGTGGCGATACGGAATCGGGTTCGCCGGGTCGGCAATGTACGTCGCGCCAAACTCATCCTTGCCCTTCGGCGCCGCCACGCTCAGCTTTTCACCCGGCTCGAGATACACGTTCGTCGTATGAAACCCCTGCTTCGGCGGCCAGACGTCATAACGATGCCACCGGTTCTCTCCCGTGCGGAAGCTAGCTGTATCTTTCAGATCAAATCCGGGTTTGTCCTTCAGATAAAACTCGAAAAACGGCGCCTCAAAGGTCGCCCGGTAGTAGGCTCCGGTCTTCTCGCCGCCAAAGCTGATCCCGCCGTACTTGCTCATCAACTCTGTACCGGGGCCAAACGACCATCCGCCATGGTTCCACGGGCCGAGCACAAGATAGACGCGGTGCAGCGGGTCATTGGCGTCCTCGTGCGGGCGAAGCGCGGCGTACTCCGCCTGCGTCCCCCACATGTCCTCCTGGTCCCAGTAGCCGCCCACCTCGAGCGTCGGAACCTCCGGCCTGCCAAGATGCGGCTCGACGGCCATGTCCTGCCAGAACTTCACGTAGCTTGGCTCGGAGAGAAACACCTTTGCCGTCGGCAGATTGCTCATCCCGGCCGCTGCCGCCGCACCTGCAAAATTCACATGCTCGAGGAACAAGTTGTACTGGTCCTCCTTCGAGCTTTGCGGAACATCGGTCTTCTGCGCCTCAAGCTGCTGCACGTAATCGAAGCCGTACGTCTCGCGGAACGCTCCGTTGTGGAAGAAGTCATCACCCTTCCAGATGTTGGTCATCGGAGCCTGCGGACTGATGGCCTTCACCGCCGGATGTGCGTCGATGCCGGCCATCATCGCGAGGAATCCCGGATAGCTGACACCGAGCACACCGACCTTGCCCGAGTTGTTGGGCACATTCTTCAGCAGCCAATCAATGGTGTCGCGCGTGTCCGTCGTCTCGTCGACGTCAGTCTTCGAGTTATGCGCGACGATCGGGTGGTTCA of the Acidobacteriaceae bacterium genome contains:
- a CDS encoding CocE/NonD family hydrolase, which codes for MLKLFGCSIVLCATVVVAQTNPPAASTSTAQTQQARAQRRAELLKDYHGPKYVRSEVMIPVRDGVELHTVILRPEGSDTSGPPLPFLMTRTPYGVAGNSPDTPAVSKPELATSGYIFVYQDIRGRYSSGGQFVMNHPIVAHNSKTDVDETTDTRDTIDWLLKNVPNNSGKVGVLGVSYPGFLAMMAGIDAHPAVKAISPQAPMTNIWKGDDFFHNGAFRETYGFDYVQQLEAQKTDVPQSSKEDQYNLFLEHVNFAGAAAAAGMSNLPTAKVFLSEPSYVKFWQDMAVEPHLGRPEVPTLEVGGYWDQEDMWGTQAEYAALRPHEDANDPLHRVYLVLGPWNHGGWSFGPGTELMSKYGGISFGGEKTGAYYRATFEAPFFEFYLKDKPGFDLKDTASFRTGENRWHRYDVWPPKQGFHTTNVYLEPGEKLSVAAPKGKDEFGATYIADPANPIPYRHRPIQSTYGQGSLWRQWLVEDQQFVSGRKDLANFETPVLANDVTVTGDVKADLFAATTGSDTDWVAKLIDVYPDGYELMVAEEILRGRYRNGFTEPQPVKPGEVAEYKWSLHGADHTFLKGHRMMVEVQSSWFPLYDRNPQTWVPNIMDAPESAYKPETLTIYASPKFPSHVELPVTDGSILP